The Streptomyces sp. NBC_01775 genome includes a region encoding these proteins:
- a CDS encoding LysM peptidoglycan-binding domain-containing protein — MAKGPQKYPDASTAYWYGRTYPGSAMESNVGVIHTTEGMTVPGYSGGRDAPNFTALPDIKNKRLRWYQHFDVDRSSRALVNLGGGVETNTLNALQVELVGTCDERHAKTWGGKKAGTDYLFWPDAPDWALAEMGKFVRWCHDHHGIKMQSTVTWKPYKKGQAGGSYGANGVRLSGKQWQGYYGWLGHQHVPENSHGDPGDIDMARVLAHARGTTASTYTVKAGDTLSSIARQHDTTWQQLAQLNGLKAPYTIHPGDKLKTK; from the coding sequence ATGGCCAAGGGGCCACAGAAGTACCCCGACGCCTCCACCGCCTACTGGTACGGCCGCACGTACCCGGGCTCCGCGATGGAGTCGAACGTCGGCGTCATCCACACCACCGAGGGCATGACCGTGCCCGGCTACTCCGGAGGTCGGGACGCCCCGAACTTCACCGCGCTGCCCGACATCAAGAACAAGCGGCTGCGCTGGTACCAGCACTTCGACGTCGACCGCTCCTCCCGCGCCCTCGTCAACCTGGGCGGCGGCGTCGAGACCAACACCCTCAACGCTCTCCAGGTCGAGCTGGTCGGAACCTGCGACGAGCGGCACGCCAAGACGTGGGGCGGCAAGAAGGCCGGCACCGACTACCTGTTCTGGCCGGACGCCCCGGACTGGGCACTCGCCGAGATGGGCAAGTTCGTGCGCTGGTGCCACGACCACCACGGCATCAAGATGCAGTCGACCGTGACGTGGAAGCCCTACAAAAAGGGCCAGGCCGGAGGCAGCTACGGCGCCAACGGCGTCCGCCTGAGCGGCAAGCAGTGGCAGGGGTATTACGGCTGGCTCGGCCACCAGCACGTACCCGAGAACTCCCACGGCGACCCCGGCGACATCGACATGGCCCGCGTCCTGGCCCACGCCAGGGGCACCACCGCGAGCACGTACACGGTGAAGGCCGGCGACACCCTCTCATCCATCGCCCGCCAGCACGACACCACCTGGCAGCAGCTCGCCCAGCTCAACGGCCTCAAGGCCCCGTACACCATCCACCCGGGCGACAAGCTCAAGACGAAGTGA
- a CDS encoding holin encodes MTTAAFWKATFERMLRTFAQAVLALLGGDGLGLLDVGWGAALSVGGLAAVLALLTAVATSGGTEGPGITETVAPRDGTPTA; translated from the coding sequence GTGACAACCGCTGCATTCTGGAAGGCCACCTTCGAGCGGATGTTGCGCACCTTCGCGCAGGCCGTGCTCGCGCTCCTCGGCGGCGACGGGCTCGGCCTGCTCGACGTCGGCTGGGGCGCCGCGCTTTCCGTCGGCGGCCTGGCCGCCGTCCTCGCCCTGCTGACCGCCGTCGCCACCTCGGGCGGCACGGAGGGGCCCGGCATCACCGAGACCGTCGCACCGCGCGACGGCACCCCCACCGCGTAG
- a CDS encoding collagen-like protein gives MTRTQRMFVRRWRSLLLACILVALSGATVVIWARISHEADRAEQLAAEADRRGNAVTTLAGDVRVLRAQIKAKGGTPKAPDPGRAVPGLPKRAEVPVPIPGPKGPSGQPGKPGRSGSEGNSGRAGDDGRPGSPGTDGKAGTQGEHGAQGEAGKDGADGKNGADGAQGPPGERGPQGERGPQGPACPDGYSLQTPTWDPDALVCRKDNAPAPEPEPNTQPQNAALAERKRW, from the coding sequence GTGACCCGCACCCAGCGCATGTTCGTCCGCCGCTGGCGGTCACTGCTGCTGGCGTGCATCCTCGTCGCCCTCTCCGGGGCGACGGTCGTTATCTGGGCCCGTATCTCCCACGAGGCCGACCGAGCCGAGCAGCTGGCCGCCGAGGCGGACCGGCGGGGCAACGCCGTCACCACCCTCGCCGGAGACGTCCGCGTGCTGCGCGCACAGATCAAAGCCAAGGGCGGCACGCCGAAAGCACCCGACCCCGGCCGCGCCGTCCCGGGCCTGCCCAAGCGGGCCGAGGTACCCGTACCGATCCCCGGCCCAAAGGGACCGAGCGGCCAGCCGGGCAAGCCGGGCCGCTCAGGCAGCGAGGGCAACAGCGGACGCGCGGGAGACGACGGCCGCCCCGGAAGCCCAGGCACGGACGGGAAGGCCGGCACCCAAGGCGAGCACGGCGCCCAGGGCGAGGCCGGTAAGGACGGTGCAGACGGAAAAAACGGCGCAGACGGCGCCCAAGGACCGCCCGGCGAGCGCGGCCCCCAAGGCGAACGCGGCCCCCAGGGACCAGCCTGCCCCGACGGCTACAGCCTCCAGACCCCGACATGGGACCCGGATGCCCTGGTGTGCAGGAAAGACAACGCCCCGGCCCCCGAACCCGAGCCGAACACCCAGCCGCAGAACGCGGCCCTAGCCGAACGCAAACGCTGGTGA
- a CDS encoding helix-turn-helix domain-containing protein, which yields MPEETDNHIGARVREVRKRRGMSQRDLADTAGLSLSLIRKLEQGDKQGVRLETAHMLARALDVPTTRLVSGESPAWSPPLLHDTWRGVVHALEAPPAQLSEEPTESGVSGALAGGRSLFAAEQYADLGRMLPALIRDVHALNDGTSARRLHYQVLSLCVSFLGQVRQYAAAADAAQRAVEAATDELDGGAAVVAQCQQMLRGGRLADVAELASRWADDVEPRISRATPEQLTVWGGLQLRVGAAAVRDNRPGEAADAIRLAQIAAVRLGRERLGGPDHLRHFGPVTVTHQRAEHAAIQRRPEHVLRLHDAVRVWRPARGGGKSGRFRHLLDVADAHLRMHDDAECMHILYRIHDDAPQWLVAQRYAQDILERVLVQRRTLTPEMRDLADAVGVPL from the coding sequence ATGCCCGAGGAGACTGACAACCACATCGGCGCGCGTGTACGAGAGGTCCGCAAGCGGCGTGGAATGAGCCAGCGAGACCTCGCCGATACTGCCGGCCTTTCCCTGTCCCTCATCCGGAAGTTGGAGCAGGGGGATAAGCAGGGGGTTCGGCTGGAGACAGCCCACATGCTCGCACGCGCGCTGGACGTACCAACCACACGACTCGTCTCCGGGGAGTCGCCCGCGTGGAGCCCCCCGCTGCTGCACGACACGTGGCGGGGGGTCGTCCATGCGTTGGAGGCGCCGCCTGCCCAGTTGTCGGAGGAACCGACGGAGTCTGGTGTTAGCGGGGCCCTCGCTGGCGGCCGATCACTGTTCGCTGCGGAGCAGTACGCGGACCTTGGCCGGATGCTTCCGGCCCTCATCCGCGACGTACACGCGCTCAACGACGGCACGTCGGCCAGGCGCCTGCACTATCAGGTTCTGTCGCTGTGCGTTTCCTTCCTCGGCCAAGTACGGCAGTACGCGGCGGCGGCGGACGCCGCGCAGCGCGCAGTCGAAGCGGCGACCGACGAGCTGGACGGGGGCGCGGCAGTGGTCGCGCAGTGCCAGCAGATGCTACGGGGCGGGCGTCTTGCAGACGTCGCAGAACTCGCCTCCCGCTGGGCTGATGACGTCGAGCCGCGCATCTCACGCGCCACGCCGGAGCAGCTGACGGTGTGGGGCGGGCTGCAACTGCGCGTCGGCGCGGCGGCGGTGCGGGACAACCGGCCGGGCGAGGCCGCCGACGCGATCCGATTGGCGCAGATCGCTGCTGTCCGTCTCGGCCGTGAACGCCTCGGAGGCCCGGATCATCTCAGGCACTTCGGTCCGGTGACCGTGACACATCAGCGCGCGGAGCACGCTGCGATCCAGCGCCGCCCAGAGCATGTGTTGCGACTCCACGATGCGGTCCGCGTGTGGCGTCCGGCACGGGGCGGCGGGAAGTCCGGGCGGTTCCGCCATCTGCTGGACGTGGCAGATGCGCACCTGCGGATGCACGACGACGCAGAATGCATGCACATCCTGTACAGGATTCACGACGACGCCCCGCAGTGGCTCGTCGCCCAGCGCTATGCCCAGGACATCCTGGAGCGGGTCCTCGTGCAGCGACGGACGCTGACGCCGGAGATGCGAGACCTGGCAGACGCGGTCGGCGTGCCGCTGTAA
- a CDS encoding glycine-rich domain-containing protein encodes MSVQHDTTAPAETGARHLIGEREFEAVTAAVRTNNPGMSDDVAARIVAEALAFVDACAKPHSRGLRPSRTVDEGWHALILHTRVYAELCGRLGRFVHHVPEPPNPGRYDAGELERTQLAIATAGYRPDPLLWLPPTDTTIPVAASCQHSDGPEGTCTGDPDGDGSGGPN; translated from the coding sequence ATGTCAGTACAGCACGACACCACGGCGCCGGCCGAGACCGGAGCGCGGCACCTCATCGGTGAGCGCGAGTTCGAGGCCGTCACCGCGGCGGTCCGCACGAACAACCCCGGCATGAGCGACGACGTGGCCGCCCGGATCGTGGCCGAGGCGCTCGCATTCGTCGACGCGTGCGCCAAGCCGCACAGCCGGGGCCTCCGTCCCAGCCGGACCGTAGACGAGGGATGGCACGCCCTCATCCTCCACACCCGCGTGTACGCCGAACTCTGCGGGCGCCTGGGCCGCTTCGTGCACCACGTCCCCGAGCCGCCCAACCCCGGACGCTACGACGCGGGCGAGCTGGAACGTACTCAACTCGCCATTGCCACAGCCGGGTACCGTCCGGACCCCTTGCTGTGGCTGCCCCCGACCGACACGACAATCCCCGTGGCCGCGTCGTGTCAGCACAGCGACGGTCCGGAAGGCACATGTACCGGGGATCCTGACGGAGACGGGTCCGGCGGCCCCAACTAG
- a CDS encoding excisionase family DNA-binding protein → MTTAITPKWHTTTEVAAMLGFGLSKTKMLVLTGEIRSVKIGRNRRILPAWVDDFIERCAAETDEPMRWSA, encoded by the coding sequence ATGACGACGGCCATCACACCCAAGTGGCACACCACCACCGAGGTCGCCGCCATGCTCGGATTCGGCCTCTCCAAGACCAAGATGCTCGTCCTGACCGGCGAGATCCGCTCCGTCAAGATCGGCCGCAACCGCCGCATTCTCCCGGCCTGGGTGGACGACTTCATCGAGCGCTGCGCCGCCGAGACGGACGAACCCATGAGGTGGTCCGCATGA
- a CDS encoding GNAT family N-acetyltransferase, whose product MTIAVRPASAFEEVRTLVGPKSPGANVCWCLSYRIPSKLNNELRGPARGAYVAELCRTDPPPGVLAYDGDEPVGWAAVAPRSDTSFARSRKIPHVDDLPVWSLWCIRVRPGHRKRGISHALIAGAVEFARAHGAPAIEAYPLDSSGAKVDVTMAYAGLRENFERAGFTHAADTTSVLAGHPRVLMRLDLR is encoded by the coding sequence ATGACCATCGCGGTTCGCCCGGCTTCGGCCTTCGAGGAAGTCCGTACCCTGGTCGGTCCAAAGTCACCTGGGGCCAACGTCTGCTGGTGCCTGAGCTACCGGATCCCGTCCAAGCTCAACAACGAGCTTCGCGGGCCAGCCCGCGGTGCGTACGTCGCCGAGCTGTGCCGTACGGATCCCCCTCCGGGGGTGCTCGCCTACGACGGAGACGAGCCGGTCGGCTGGGCCGCCGTAGCGCCGCGCTCGGACACATCCTTCGCGCGCAGCCGCAAGATTCCGCACGTTGACGACCTGCCAGTCTGGTCACTGTGGTGCATCCGCGTACGCCCTGGTCATCGCAAGAGGGGGATCTCGCACGCCCTGATTGCCGGTGCGGTCGAGTTCGCCCGTGCCCACGGCGCACCGGCGATCGAGGCGTACCCGCTCGACAGCAGTGGCGCCAAGGTCGACGTGACGATGGCGTACGCCGGGCTCCGGGAGAACTTCGAGCGCGCCGGGTTCACCCACGCCGCCGACACCACCTCGGTGCTGGCCGGTCATCCCCGAGTCCTGATGCGACTCGACCTGCGCTGA
- a CDS encoding integrase produces MLHEQGANARTITQVLGHSSIRVTMDIYTFVRLDSQRSAFDRVGDALRDINEGDDDDGASGVPARI; encoded by the coding sequence TTGCTGCATGAGCAGGGCGCCAACGCCCGGACGATCACGCAGGTGCTCGGGCACAGCTCGATCCGCGTGACCATGGACATCTACACCTTCGTGCGGCTCGACTCCCAGCGATCCGCCTTCGACCGCGTGGGCGACGCCCTGCGTGACATCAACGAGGGCGACGACGATGACGGAGCGAGCGGCGTTCCCGCCCGCATCTGA
- a CDS encoding AraC family transcriptional regulator, producing MTESLQYLTETPNGRAAGQFALSSDLISELLTSMRLRGVRYRRVHVGPRFGLNFEAKPGRAYFHFLAVGSAVLRTEDGTVHELSAGNAVFMPHGESHQLLSGPDTPVQGIDSFNAVPLSNAVCDVNACPSADPTPSAILFNGFMEFDLGGMQGLSQLMPDVMLVDAGGKRYPGLVPILTSMRREVCSARVGFAGILARLAEVAAAMIVRGWIECGCDNSSGLVAALRDPRLACAILALHRHPGHHWTVAELAAECNVSRSVFADRFQTTIGMPPLRYATELRMLIAGQWLAQDTLTIQSVAQRLGYTSQAAFSRAFKRVTGQPPGASRETPRSKAIDEGTDAERDAS from the coding sequence ATGACAGAAAGTCTGCAATATTTGACCGAGACTCCGAACGGAAGGGCTGCAGGGCAGTTCGCCCTGTCGTCTGACCTCATCAGCGAACTGCTGACCAGCATGCGGCTACGCGGTGTTCGGTACCGTCGCGTCCACGTCGGCCCGCGGTTCGGCCTCAATTTCGAGGCCAAGCCCGGACGTGCCTATTTCCACTTCCTCGCCGTCGGCTCCGCCGTCCTGCGCACCGAGGACGGAACTGTCCACGAGCTTTCGGCCGGCAACGCCGTATTCATGCCCCACGGCGAGTCCCATCAGCTGCTCTCCGGTCCGGACACACCGGTCCAGGGCATAGACAGTTTCAATGCGGTCCCGCTCAGCAACGCGGTTTGTGATGTGAATGCCTGCCCGAGCGCTGACCCGACTCCCAGCGCGATCCTCTTCAACGGCTTCATGGAGTTCGACCTCGGCGGAATGCAGGGCCTCAGCCAGCTAATGCCCGATGTCATGCTGGTCGATGCCGGGGGGAAGCGTTATCCCGGGCTCGTGCCGATCCTCACGTCCATGAGGCGCGAAGTCTGCTCCGCACGCGTGGGCTTCGCCGGCATCCTTGCTCGTCTGGCCGAAGTGGCGGCGGCCATGATCGTGCGGGGCTGGATCGAATGCGGATGCGACAATTCTTCTGGCCTGGTGGCCGCGTTGCGCGACCCCCGCCTGGCTTGCGCCATCCTGGCCCTGCACAGGCACCCCGGGCATCACTGGACCGTGGCAGAGCTGGCAGCGGAATGCAATGTCTCCCGGTCCGTCTTCGCAGACCGATTCCAGACTACGATCGGCATGCCGCCCCTCCGTTACGCCACGGAGCTGCGAATGCTCATCGCCGGCCAGTGGCTGGCCCAGGACACATTGACGATCCAGTCCGTGGCGCAACGCCTCGGCTACACCTCTCAGGCCGCATTCAGTCGTGCCTTCAAACGCGTCACCGGCCAGCCGCCCGGCGCCAGCAGAGAAACCCCACGTTCAAAGGCTATTGATGAGGGGACTGACGCAGAGAGGGACGCGAGTTAG
- a CDS encoding MFS transporter — MSSDVCDTVPEANPGEAADVELVPPQPVSSSWAAVFSLAMGVFGLLTAEYLPASLLTPMAADLGVSEALAGQAVTVTAVAAMISGLLTASLTRRIDRRVVLLGFTVLLIISNLLVAVAANVVVLLLMRILLGVALGGFWSMAAAVAMRLVPAALVPRAVSIIFSGIAIATIVAVPLGSYLGELSGWRSTFLVAAVLGVATLVFQLFALPRMAPHGTARLGTLWEVLRRPGFGMGIVGMLLVHIGHYALFTYIRPALENVVKVDVDELTLLLFVFGVANFVGTLVAGWLLEISLRLTLALTPVLMGVAALGLALLPAGQAGYVALVVLWGLAFGGVSVAWSNWATRMVPDQAESAGGLVVVGVQSAIAGGAAAGGVMFGIGGVITVFTVSGVVLLASALLIVLRVKAPRRLVRN, encoded by the coding sequence TTGAGTAGTGATGTGTGCGACACCGTGCCCGAGGCCAACCCTGGCGAAGCGGCCGATGTGGAACTGGTACCGCCCCAACCGGTCTCATCGTCTTGGGCGGCGGTGTTCTCGCTGGCGATGGGTGTGTTCGGGTTGCTGACGGCGGAGTACCTGCCGGCCAGCTTGTTGACTCCGATGGCAGCAGATCTAGGCGTGTCGGAAGCTTTGGCGGGGCAGGCGGTGACTGTCACGGCGGTGGCAGCGATGATTTCCGGGTTGTTGACGGCGAGCCTGACCCGGAGGATCGACCGAAGGGTCGTGTTGCTCGGCTTCACCGTCCTGTTGATCATCTCCAATCTGCTGGTGGCCGTGGCCGCCAACGTCGTGGTGCTGTTGCTGATGCGAATCCTGCTGGGCGTCGCACTCGGTGGCTTCTGGAGCATGGCGGCGGCAGTGGCGATGCGGCTGGTGCCCGCGGCTTTGGTTCCGCGTGCAGTATCGATCATCTTCAGTGGCATTGCGATAGCGACCATCGTGGCGGTGCCGCTTGGCAGCTACCTCGGCGAGCTGTCCGGTTGGCGCAGCACCTTCCTGGTGGCGGCTGTACTCGGAGTGGCGACGTTGGTGTTCCAACTGTTCGCGCTGCCCCGGATGGCGCCCCATGGCACGGCACGGCTGGGCACGTTGTGGGAGGTGCTGCGACGCCCGGGCTTCGGGATGGGCATTGTAGGGATGCTGCTGGTTCACATTGGGCACTACGCGCTGTTTACCTATATCCGGCCTGCTCTGGAAAACGTGGTGAAAGTCGACGTCGATGAATTGACGCTGCTGTTGTTCGTCTTCGGAGTGGCGAACTTCGTGGGCACGCTGGTGGCCGGATGGCTTTTGGAGATCAGCCTGCGCCTGACGTTGGCACTGACACCGGTGCTGATGGGTGTTGCAGCACTGGGCCTGGCGCTACTTCCCGCCGGGCAAGCTGGGTACGTAGCTCTGGTGGTCCTCTGGGGCCTGGCCTTTGGTGGCGTATCGGTGGCATGGTCGAACTGGGCGACTCGTATGGTGCCTGACCAGGCAGAAAGCGCGGGCGGGCTCGTGGTGGTAGGCGTGCAGTCTGCTATCGCCGGCGGAGCTGCGGCAGGCGGTGTGATGTTCGGCATTGGCGGCGTCATCACCGTATTCACTGTCTCTGGCGTCGTGTTGCTCGCCTCCGCGTTGCTGATCGTATTGCGGGTGAAAGCGCCCCGACGCCTCGTAAGGAACTGA
- the mltG gene encoding endolytic transglycosylase MltG has protein sequence MTTKRKRWLAGATLLCAVSVAAGVLLFMEWQRNRTETLVVHQGWRATQVYEAADQALSVPDGTTKKAAARAARKGKLKLPAAAKENPEGYLYPSTYHVKDSTTPEALVTRMSKTAHNRLRAAGPTDYKTLVIASIVQAEAGNPQDMAKVARVIENRLKIDMPLQMDSSINYALGRSTLNTTRADTRIRSPYNTYRHKGLPPTPINNPGPEALKATKNPAKGDWLFFVTVKTGDTRFTADYKQHQKWVEEFNAEQRKNMEQRNGA, from the coding sequence ATGACCACGAAGCGGAAGCGATGGCTTGCCGGTGCCACCCTGCTGTGCGCGGTGTCCGTGGCAGCGGGGGTGCTGCTCTTCATGGAGTGGCAGCGGAACAGGACCGAGACCCTGGTCGTCCACCAGGGGTGGCGCGCGACGCAGGTGTACGAGGCGGCCGACCAGGCGCTTTCCGTCCCCGACGGGACGACGAAGAAGGCCGCCGCGCGCGCCGCACGCAAGGGCAAACTCAAGCTCCCCGCCGCCGCGAAGGAAAACCCGGAGGGCTATCTCTACCCGTCCACGTATCACGTGAAGGACAGCACGACCCCCGAGGCGCTGGTCACCCGCATGTCCAAGACCGCGCACAACCGCCTCCGCGCGGCGGGCCCCACCGACTACAAGACCCTCGTCATCGCCAGCATCGTCCAGGCCGAGGCCGGCAATCCCCAGGACATGGCCAAGGTCGCCCGCGTCATAGAAAACCGCCTCAAAATCGACATGCCTCTCCAGATGGACTCCAGCATCAACTACGCCCTGGGCCGCTCCACCCTCAACACCACCCGCGCCGACACCCGCATCCGCTCTCCCTACAACACCTACCGCCACAAGGGACTCCCCCCGACCCCCATCAACAACCCTGGCCCCGAAGCCCTCAAAGCCACGAAGAACCCCGCAAAGGGCGACTGGCTCTTCTTCGTCACCGTAAAAACCGGCGACACCCGCTTCACGGCGGACTACAAGCAGCACCAGAAGTGGGTGGAGGAGTTCAACGCGGAACAGAGGAAGAACATGGAGCAGCGGAACGGAGCCTGA
- a CDS encoding zinc-binding dehydrogenase has product MHAVRLHSFGPAGNLTYETAPDPQPSPGQVRIAVAAAGVHLLDATLRAGRALGPLPLPELPTIPGREVAGTVEALGEGTDGSWLGRRVAVHLGPVPGGYAELAVADAAALQPLPDHLSFPAAVAMIGTGRTVMGVLRRAHIEPGDVVLVLSAAGGMGALLTQYAKHRGARVIGAAGGPAKVATAEGLGADLAVDYTRPDWADRVRAAYGERPVRHLFDGPGGRLARTALGLLARGSTHYAYGGSSSLLTDDEPARDKPSRDGRAWEKPSRDERAAHDERAAEDERAAEEELPTEAELAALGITRRPLDAPFMQAHKRELEDESLGLAAKGVLTPLIHTFPLAETAQAHHALETRATSGKVTLVP; this is encoded by the coding sequence ATGCACGCTGTCCGTCTGCACAGCTTCGGCCCCGCCGGGAATCTCACGTACGAGACAGCCCCCGATCCCCAGCCGAGCCCCGGCCAGGTCCGTATCGCCGTCGCGGCGGCAGGCGTGCACCTCCTGGACGCGACTTTGCGCGCGGGCCGCGCGCTCGGCCCGTTGCCCCTGCCCGAACTGCCCACGATCCCCGGACGCGAGGTCGCCGGCACCGTCGAGGCGCTCGGCGAGGGCACCGACGGAAGCTGGCTCGGCCGCCGCGTGGCCGTCCACCTCGGCCCGGTACCGGGCGGCTACGCCGAGCTGGCGGTAGCCGACGCCGCCGCCCTCCAGCCCCTCCCCGACCACCTCTCCTTCCCGGCCGCCGTCGCCATGATCGGAACCGGCCGCACCGTCATGGGCGTACTGCGCAGGGCGCACATCGAGCCGGGTGACGTCGTGCTCGTGCTGAGCGCGGCGGGCGGAATGGGCGCGCTCCTCACGCAGTACGCCAAGCACCGCGGCGCCCGCGTCATCGGAGCGGCGGGCGGCCCGGCCAAGGTGGCGACGGCCGAGGGGCTGGGTGCGGACCTCGCCGTGGACTACACGCGCCCCGACTGGGCCGACCGCGTCCGCGCGGCGTACGGCGAACGTCCCGTACGTCACCTGTTCGACGGCCCCGGCGGCCGGCTCGCCCGTACGGCGCTGGGGCTGCTCGCGCGCGGCAGCACGCACTACGCGTACGGCGGCTCGTCCTCCCTGCTGACGGACGACGAGCCGGCGCGGGACAAGCCGTCACGGGACGGGCGAGCGTGGGAGAAGCCGTCACGGGACGAGCGAGCGGCCCACGACGAGCGAGCGGCCGAAGACGAGCGAGCGGCCGAAGAGGAACTGCCGACCGAGGCAGAACTGGCGGCGCTGGGCATCACCCGCCGCCCGCTGGATGCCCCGTTCATGCAGGCGCACAAGCGCGAACTGGAGGACGAGTCCCTCGGCCTGGCGGCCAAGGGCGTACTGACACCGCTCATTCACACGTTCCCTCTCGCGGAAACCGCGCAGGCCCACCACGCGCTGGAGACGCGGGCAACTTCCGGAAAGGTAACCCTGGTCCCCTGA
- a CDS encoding pentapeptide repeat-containing protein, with amino-acid sequence MAKSSVREARLPEISLPELRPYEGRGLEPDGDYDGVRFDGLDLSGTDGAGATLLDSGMYRCALDEAALGRLRVLDSVLEGVWGVGTDLSGAELRDVELLDARLGGIQLHGARLNRVLVRGGKIDFLNLRQARLTDVTFEGCVLNEPDFGGAALERVAFRDCVLRRAELNQVRLKDVDLRGATELDIVTGVDRLAGAVISPAQLMELAPAFAAQIGVRVEAGHT; translated from the coding sequence ATGGCGAAGTCATCAGTGCGCGAGGCGCGGCTCCCGGAGATCAGCCTGCCGGAGCTGCGGCCCTACGAGGGGCGGGGGCTGGAGCCCGACGGCGATTACGACGGGGTGCGCTTCGACGGGCTCGACCTGAGCGGCACCGACGGCGCCGGGGCCACTCTGCTGGACTCGGGGATGTACCGCTGCGCGCTGGACGAGGCCGCGCTCGGACGGCTTCGGGTGCTCGACTCGGTGCTGGAGGGGGTGTGGGGTGTCGGCACGGATTTGTCCGGTGCCGAGCTGAGAGACGTGGAGCTGCTGGACGCCCGGCTGGGGGGCATCCAGCTGCACGGGGCGCGGCTGAACCGGGTGCTGGTGCGCGGCGGGAAGATCGACTTCCTGAATCTGCGTCAGGCCAGGCTTACGGACGTGACCTTCGAGGGGTGCGTGTTGAACGAGCCGGATTTCGGGGGCGCCGCGCTGGAGCGGGTGGCCTTCCGGGACTGCGTGCTGCGCCGGGCCGAGCTGAACCAGGTGCGCCTCAAGGACGTGGATCTGCGCGGAGCGACGGAGCTGGACATCGTGACGGGGGTGGACCGGCTGGCGGGCGCGGTCATCAGTCCGGCGCAACTGATGGAGCTGGCCCCGGCGTTCGCCGCGCAGATCGGGGTGCGGGTGGAGGCGGGGCACACGTAA
- a CDS encoding DUF2630 family protein encodes MGQPYEERREKQAEQQILSRVKQLVEDEHRLREQLAQGQLTTAEEHAALRGVEYELDQCWDLLRQRRAKHDSGGNPGDASVRPSSEVEGYLS; translated from the coding sequence ATGGGCCAGCCCTACGAAGAGCGCCGCGAGAAGCAGGCCGAGCAGCAGATCCTCAGCCGGGTCAAGCAACTGGTCGAGGACGAGCACCGGCTGCGCGAGCAGCTCGCTCAGGGGCAGCTGACCACCGCCGAGGAGCACGCGGCCCTGCGCGGCGTGGAGTACGAGCTGGACCAGTGCTGGGACCTGCTGCGCCAGCGCCGCGCCAAACACGATTCCGGCGGCAACCCGGGCGACGCCTCGGTGCGGCCCTCCTCGGAGGTGGAGGGCTACCTGTCCTAG
- a CDS encoding TerD family protein has translation MAVSLSKGGNVSLTKEAPGLTAVTVGLGWDVRTTTGTDFDLDASAIAVTAEGKVYSDQHFIFFNNKATPDQSIVHTGDNVTGEGEGDDEQIKVNLAGLPAEIDKIVFPVSIYDAENRSQNFGQVRNAFIRIINQAGDVEIARYDLSEDAATETAMVFGELYRNGAEWKFRAVGQGYASGLVGIAQDFGVNV, from the coding sequence ATGGCTGTAAGCCTGTCCAAGGGCGGCAACGTCTCGCTCACCAAGGAGGCACCGGGCCTGACCGCCGTCACGGTCGGCCTCGGCTGGGACGTGCGCACCACCACCGGTACGGACTTCGACCTCGACGCCAGCGCCATCGCGGTCACGGCAGAGGGCAAGGTCTACTCCGACCAGCACTTCATCTTCTTCAACAACAAGGCCACCCCGGACCAGTCGATCGTGCACACGGGCGACAACGTCACGGGTGAGGGCGAGGGCGACGACGAGCAGATCAAGGTCAACCTGGCCGGTCTGCCCGCCGAGATCGACAAGATCGTCTTCCCGGTCTCCATCTACGACGCCGAGAACCGCAGCCAGAACTTCGGCCAGGTGCGGAACGCCTTCATCCGCATCATCAACCAGGCCGGCGATGTCGAGATCGCCCGCTACGACCTGAGCGAGGACGCCGCCACCGAGACCGCCATGGTCTTCGGCGAGCTGTACCGCAACGGTGCCGAGTGGAAGTTCCGTGCCGTCGGCCAGGGCTACGCCTCCGGCCTGGTGGGCATCGCCCAGGACTTCGGCGTCAACGTCTGA